One Anser cygnoides isolate HZ-2024a breed goose chromosome 6, Taihu_goose_T2T_genome, whole genome shotgun sequence genomic region harbors:
- the C1QL2 gene encoding complement C1q-like protein 2 isoform X2, whose translation MAVALLVAVPLLLLQAPAESGAHYEMMGTCRMICDPYSAARPPGPGSTAAVEALQDPGANPPPPPPFVHQGPKGEPGRPGKPGPRGPPGEQGPPGPRGPPGERGEAGKPGPPGLPLPGAGGGGGSGGGAAAGGGEAAGGLSAAFSGPRIAFYVGLKSPHEGYEVLKFDDVVTNLGNHYEPASGKFTCQVRGIYFFTYHILMRGGDGTSMWADLCKNGQVRASAIAQDADQNYDYASNSVVLHLDSGDEVYVKLDGGKAHGGNNNKYSTFSGFLLYPD comes from the exons ATGGCAGTCGCCCTGCTGGTCGccgtgcccctgctcctgctgcaggctcccGCCGAGAGCGGCGCCCACTACGAGATGATGGGCACCTGCCGCATGATCTGCGACCCCTACagcgccgcccggccgcccggccccggcagcaCGGCCGCCGTGGAGGCTCTGCAGGACCCGGGGGCCaaccccccgccgccgccgcccttcGTTCACCAGGGTCCCAAAGGGGAGCCGGGTCGGCCGGGCAAGCCGGgcccgcggggcccccccggggagcAGGGACCCCCGGGTCCCCGGGGACCGCCGGGGGAGAGGGGCGAGGCGGGGAAGCCGGGGCCGCCCGGGCTGCCGctgcccggggcggggggcggcgggggcagcggcggcggggcggcggcggggggcggcgaggcggcgggggggctgAGCGCCGCCTTCAGCGGGCCCCGCATCGCCTTCTACGTGGGGCTCAAGAGCCCCCACGAAGGCTACGAGGTGCTCAAGTTCGACGACGTGGTCACCAACCTGGGCAACCACTACGAGCCGGCCAGCGGCAAGTTCACCTGCCAGGTGCGCGGCATCTATTTCTTCACCTACCACATCCTCATGCGCGGCGGCGACGGCACCAGCATGTGGGCCGACCTCTGCAAGAACGGGCAG GTGCGGGCCAGTGCCATCGCCCAGGACGCCGACCAGAACTACGACTACGCCAGCAACAGCGTGGTGCTGCACCTGGACTCCGGCGACGAGGTGTACGTCAAGCTGGACGGAGGCAAAGCGCACGGAGGCAACAACAATAAGTACAGCACTTTCTCTGGCTTTCTTTTATACCCCGATTAA
- the C1QL2 gene encoding complement C1q-like protein 2 isoform X1: protein MATRGAAGPRATITSPGKEDLLSLASRLWQRRRRLLAAAGLALAMAVALLVAVPLLLLQAPAESGAHYEMMGTCRMICDPYSAARPPGPGSTAAVEALQDPGANPPPPPPFVHQGPKGEPGRPGKPGPRGPPGEQGPPGPRGPPGERGEAGKPGPPGLPLPGAGGGGGSGGGAAAGGGEAAGGLSAAFSGPRIAFYVGLKSPHEGYEVLKFDDVVTNLGNHYEPASGKFTCQVRGIYFFTYHILMRGGDGTSMWADLCKNGQVRASAIAQDADQNYDYASNSVVLHLDSGDEVYVKLDGGKAHGGNNNKYSTFSGFLLYPD, encoded by the exons ATGGCAACGAGG GGAGCGGCCGGCCCCCGCGCCACCATTACCTCTCCCGGCAAGGAGGACCTGCTGTCTCTCGCCTCCCGGCTCTGGCAGCGGAGGAGGCGGCTGCTGGCCGCCGCCGGGCTCGCCCTGGCCATGGCAGTCGCCCTGCTGGTCGccgtgcccctgctcctgctgcaggctcccGCCGAGAGCGGCGCCCACTACGAGATGATGGGCACCTGCCGCATGATCTGCGACCCCTACagcgccgcccggccgcccggccccggcagcaCGGCCGCCGTGGAGGCTCTGCAGGACCCGGGGGCCaaccccccgccgccgccgcccttcGTTCACCAGGGTCCCAAAGGGGAGCCGGGTCGGCCGGGCAAGCCGGgcccgcggggcccccccggggagcAGGGACCCCCGGGTCCCCGGGGACCGCCGGGGGAGAGGGGCGAGGCGGGGAAGCCGGGGCCGCCCGGGCTGCCGctgcccggggcggggggcggcgggggcagcggcggcggggcggcggcggggggcggcgaggcggcgggggggctgAGCGCCGCCTTCAGCGGGCCCCGCATCGCCTTCTACGTGGGGCTCAAGAGCCCCCACGAAGGCTACGAGGTGCTCAAGTTCGACGACGTGGTCACCAACCTGGGCAACCACTACGAGCCGGCCAGCGGCAAGTTCACCTGCCAGGTGCGCGGCATCTATTTCTTCACCTACCACATCCTCATGCGCGGCGGCGACGGCACCAGCATGTGGGCCGACCTCTGCAAGAACGGGCAG GTGCGGGCCAGTGCCATCGCCCAGGACGCCGACCAGAACTACGACTACGCCAGCAACAGCGTGGTGCTGCACCTGGACTCCGGCGACGAGGTGTACGTCAAGCTGGACGGAGGCAAAGCGCACGGAGGCAACAACAATAAGTACAGCACTTTCTCTGGCTTTCTTTTATACCCCGATTAA